From Chryseobacterium sp. IHB B 17019, one genomic window encodes:
- the aat gene encoding leucyl/phenylalanyl-tRNA--protein transferase gives MVRLDKNEIAFPDPEIYDGHEGLIAFGGDLSVERIWFAYQLGIFPWYNPGEEILWWCPDPRFVLFPDELKVSKSMRKVLNRNVFTFSENQNFKEVIKNCQQISRKEQSGTWLSDQLMESFIQLHEYGLAKSIEVWQNEELVGGFYGLQIGNVFCGESMFAKVSNASKAGFIHFVEAHKNDIELIDCQSHTDHLESLGARMIPKQEFLNILHQNNERK, from the coding sequence ATGGTTCGATTAGACAAAAATGAGATTGCATTTCCGGATCCTGAAATTTATGACGGTCATGAAGGCTTAATAGCGTTTGGAGGAGATCTGTCCGTAGAAAGAATCTGGTTTGCCTATCAGCTCGGGATTTTTCCGTGGTATAATCCCGGGGAAGAAATCTTGTGGTGGTGTCCGGATCCCAGGTTTGTTTTATTTCCGGATGAGCTCAAAGTGTCAAAATCAATGAGAAAAGTCCTAAACAGGAATGTTTTTACCTTTTCAGAGAACCAAAACTTTAAAGAAGTGATTAAAAACTGCCAGCAAATCAGCAGAAAAGAGCAAAGCGGAACGTGGCTTTCGGATCAATTGATGGAGTCTTTCATTCAGCTTCATGAATATGGACTGGCAAAAAGTATCGAAGTCTGGCAGAATGAAGAGCTGGTTGGTGGATTTTATGGTCTTCAGATCGGGAATGTTTTCTGCGGCGAAAGTATGTTTGCAAAAGTAAGTAATGCTTCAAAAGCCGGATTTATTCACTTTGTGGAAGCTCATAAAAATGACATTGAATTGATTGATTGTCAATCCCATACAGACCATCTTGAAAGCTTGGGAGCAAGGATGATTCCTAAACAAGAATTTTTAAACATTTTACACCAAAACAATGAACGCAAATAA
- a CDS encoding sensor histidine kinase, translating to MFNKVVTNQTKTMVLLMLVFTAIILLFSGLVYFSIVNFSHQRFYELLKIRTATIIQIEKSKDDLDLPPNYILNGLNDEELPMERDYVFAVPTDSNFSKISQEVHIPDYFFKSIVKNGEANYNDKEFYYIGQTFKYDDKDYIAIASAKNHYVVYYLGFLKRTLITCIVLSLFFSMIFSFYLSKTLFKPILKITGKVKEISSENLHLRLESQPDNKELNELVDTFNDMLNRIETSFETQNHLIGNVSHELRTPLTSIMGEADVALSISRTNDEYKETLGIILDEAEKLDKKIKALLMIAQTGFDGKIQKMDKVRIDQLLWDVIETLRRIDSRNNIYLDISMLPDNPKKLKVQGNEQLLHLAVTNIIQNGCKYSNFQQVRVSLGATDTDVYIIVKDAGIGIPELEMNKIYDPFFRASNTKNYEGYGIGLPLARNIVRMHHGELTVSSHENQGTTVQLRFPNFYTKQSEEN from the coding sequence ATGTTTAATAAAGTTGTCACAAATCAGACCAAAACAATGGTGCTTCTGATGTTGGTTTTTACTGCCATCATATTGCTGTTCAGTGGATTGGTGTATTTTTCGATTGTCAACTTTTCGCACCAGAGGTTTTATGAGCTCCTAAAAATTCGTACGGCAACAATCATTCAGATTGAAAAAAGCAAAGATGATCTTGACCTTCCTCCAAATTATATTCTAAACGGATTGAATGATGAAGAATTGCCAATGGAAAGGGACTATGTTTTTGCGGTTCCTACAGATTCTAATTTTAGTAAAATTTCTCAGGAAGTCCATATCCCGGACTATTTCTTTAAAAGTATTGTAAAAAACGGAGAGGCTAATTATAATGACAAAGAGTTTTATTATATAGGGCAGACTTTTAAATATGATGATAAAGATTATATTGCCATAGCTTCCGCCAAAAATCATTATGTAGTTTATTATTTAGGGTTTTTGAAGCGAACTTTAATAACTTGTATTGTACTTTCGCTGTTCTTTAGTATGATTTTCTCTTTTTATTTATCTAAAACTTTATTTAAACCCATTTTAAAAATCACAGGAAAAGTAAAGGAAATCAGTTCTGAAAATCTCCACTTGAGGCTTGAATCTCAGCCGGATAATAAAGAATTAAATGAATTGGTGGATACCTTTAATGATATGCTGAACCGTATCGAAACGTCTTTTGAAACCCAAAATCACCTGATAGGGAATGTTTCCCATGAATTGAGAACGCCTCTTACTTCGATTATGGGTGAAGCGGATGTTGCGCTTTCCATCAGCAGAACCAACGATGAATACAAGGAAACGTTGGGGATTATTCTCGATGAAGCTGAAAAACTGGACAAAAAGATCAAGGCATTATTGATGATCGCTCAAACAGGATTTGATGGTAAGATCCAGAAAATGGATAAAGTCAGGATCGATCAATTGCTGTGGGATGTTATCGAGACGCTACGAAGAATTGATTCAAGAAACAATATTTATCTGGATATAAGCATGTTACCGGATAATCCAAAAAAATTAAAAGTTCAGGGTAACGAACAATTGCTGCATCTTGCGGTTACCAATATTATTCAAAACGGCTGTAAATATTCCAACTTCCAACAAGTTAGGGTTTCTTTGGGAGCCACAGATACAGATGTTTACATTATTGTGAAAGATGCCGGAATCGGAATTCCTGAGCTGGAAATGAATAAAATTTACGATCCTTTTTTTCGTGCTTCCAACACAAAAAACTACGAGGGTTACGGAATCGGGCTGCCTCTGGCAAGAAATATCGTAAGAATGCACCACGGTGAGCTGACCGTGAGTTCTCATGAAAATCAGGGCACAACGGTACAGCTTCGTTTCCCGAATTTTTACACGAAACAATCGGAAGAGAATTAA
- a CDS encoding DUF3127 domain-containing protein: protein MELQGTVKKIFDAQTFASGFQKREMVILTQEQYPQPINIEFLSDKISLLDNLKEGENVKVGINIRGREWVSPQGETKYFNSITGWRVEKVFDNGSEPTQAAPSQSASPVSNENPFAGDEDDDLPF from the coding sequence ATGGAATTACAAGGAACGGTAAAGAAAATATTTGATGCTCAGACTTTTGCGAGCGGTTTCCAGAAAAGAGAAATGGTTATTTTGACGCAGGAACAGTATCCACAGCCAATAAACATCGAATTTTTGTCTGATAAAATCAGTTTATTAGATAATCTTAAGGAGGGAGAAAATGTAAAAGTTGGGATCAACATCAGAGGAAGAGAATGGGTTTCTCCTCAAGGTGAAACTAAATATTTCAACTCAATTACGGGATGGAGAGTAGAAAAAGTTTTCGACAATGGTTCGGAGCCTACACAAGCTGCGCCTTCTCAATCTGCATCACCGGTTTCAAACGAAAATCCTTTCGCTGGAGACGAAGACGATGATTTACCTTTTTAA
- a CDS encoding YoaK family protein: protein MLRNYSNSRTLGDNIRLGTLTAFTAGTINIASLLIFLSFTSNVTGHYAILAAEISKGNWAQVAVVGIWIFLFFFGSFVSNFIVINFNNKSKYFAHAMPLVLEIICLLFVGMYGQFYYRKTLEETEYLVALMLFATGLQNGLTASISNFSVKTTHLTGTTTDLGILFSMFTQKKFRKNDELIGRAKLLSSIMIAYVLGAVFSGLTYYYLEFRVFYVISLCLLVVIGYDAYKIHMRHFHTQYRYSKIYKKPNLMAYLYDKIHGIPEIKEKRQNKRKLIFDD, encoded by the coding sequence ATGTTAAGGAATTATAGTAACAGCAGGACGTTAGGAGACAACATCAGATTGGGGACGCTGACTGCCTTCACGGCGGGTACTATAAATATAGCTTCTCTGTTGATATTTCTCTCTTTTACGTCAAATGTGACGGGACATTACGCCATTTTAGCGGCGGAAATAAGCAAGGGCAACTGGGCGCAGGTTGCGGTCGTAGGAATCTGGATTTTCCTTTTTTTCTTCGGAAGCTTCGTGTCGAATTTTATTGTTATTAATTTTAATAATAAGAGTAAATATTTTGCCCATGCAATGCCTTTGGTTTTGGAAATCATCTGTCTGTTGTTTGTGGGAATGTATGGGCAGTTTTATTACCGCAAAACACTGGAGGAAACCGAATATCTGGTTGCATTAATGCTCTTTGCAACAGGTTTGCAGAATGGCTTGACGGCAAGTATCTCCAATTTCTCTGTGAAAACTACGCACCTTACAGGAACTACAACCGATTTGGGAATATTATTTTCGATGTTTACCCAGAAAAAATTCAGAAAAAATGATGAGCTTATCGGAAGGGCCAAGCTTTTATCGAGTATTATGATTGCCTATGTTCTGGGTGCGGTTTTCTCGGGCTTAACGTATTATTATCTTGAATTCAGGGTTTTTTATGTGATCAGTTTGTGTCTTTTGGTGGTCATCGGGTATGATGCTTATAAAATTCACATGAGACATTTTCACACGCAGTACAGATACAGTAAAATTTATAAAAAACCGAATCTTATGGCTTATTTGTATGATAAAATCCACGGAATTCCTGAAATA
- a CDS encoding tetratricopeptide repeat protein gives MEEYFGNELVKKFEEMMENHDEFYFDTEELEDIIVYYLELGDFNYADTAVNYGLKLHPNSLDIKIKRLEILLEWEDYNTAKELIDELKGSSMENTDFLVCYAKYYSNLGNPKKAIEICKKALELKEEENFLHNFIADEYVNLGDPFNALKHYRKALKEDPTDDYALENCMVCFADLNKNEEAIAFLNEYLDEFAYSEVAWFEYGQYYFNRKNYEEAIKGYDYLLAINSSSVGVYANKAACYEALGQYKKAIEVYEEMLELEYTKAFTFYKIGLCYKALKQPIIALNAFQKSLREDPQFYLAMMEQSYLYEEMGGMTEALHFAKEATHLNENNLDYQKRLAFLFIDAGKFEESLSCLKKLVDAEPSRFYNWYAYSEVLMLLGEYEEAILVLNRAVKAHHRAELFYQLSNCYFNLKEQDKGKETLLQALDLDPTLVSDMQKKYPFIKDEVKKAKAKVKKKN, from the coding sequence TTGGAAGAATATTTTGGAAATGAACTTGTAAAAAAGTTCGAAGAAATGATGGAAAACCATGATGAATTCTACTTTGATACAGAAGAGTTAGAGGATATCATTGTCTACTATCTGGAGCTGGGTGACTTTAATTATGCCGATACTGCGGTTAATTATGGGCTTAAGCTTCATCCCAATTCTTTAGATATCAAGATCAAAAGGCTTGAAATTCTTCTGGAATGGGAAGATTATAATACGGCGAAAGAGCTTATCGACGAGCTGAAGGGTTCTTCTATGGAAAACACAGACTTTTTGGTTTGCTACGCAAAGTATTATTCGAACCTTGGAAATCCTAAAAAAGCCATTGAAATTTGTAAGAAAGCTTTGGAATTAAAAGAAGAAGAGAATTTTCTTCATAATTTCATTGCAGATGAATATGTGAATTTAGGGGATCCTTTTAACGCTCTTAAACATTACAGAAAAGCACTGAAAGAAGATCCGACGGACGATTATGCGTTGGAAAACTGTATGGTTTGCTTTGCAGATTTGAATAAGAACGAGGAGGCAATTGCCTTTCTAAATGAATATTTGGATGAATTTGCCTATTCTGAAGTCGCATGGTTTGAGTACGGGCAATATTATTTCAACAGGAAAAATTATGAAGAAGCCATAAAAGGATATGATTATCTGTTGGCGATCAACTCAAGCTCTGTAGGTGTTTATGCCAATAAAGCGGCTTGTTATGAAGCTTTAGGTCAATACAAAAAAGCCATTGAGGTCTATGAAGAAATGCTGGAGCTGGAATACACGAAAGCATTTACATTTTATAAAATCGGACTTTGCTATAAGGCTTTAAAACAACCGATTATAGCTTTAAATGCCTTTCAGAAATCATTAAGGGAAGACCCTCAGTTTTATCTTGCCATGATGGAGCAGTCTTATCTTTACGAAGAAATGGGAGGGATGACGGAGGCGCTGCATTTTGCAAAAGAAGCCACTCACCTGAATGAAAATAATCTTGATTATCAAAAAAGGTTAGCATTTTTATTCATTGATGCGGGTAAGTTTGAAGAAAGTCTTTCCTGTCTTAAAAAACTGGTGGACGCCGAGCCTTCAAGGTTTTACAACTGGTATGCTTATTCCGAAGTATTGATGCTTTTGGGCGAATATGAGGAAGCTATTCTGGTTTTAAACAGAGCTGTAAAAGCGCATCACAGAGCGGAATTGTTTTACCAGCTGAGCAACTGTTATTTCAACTTGAAAGAACAGGACAAAGGTAAGGAAACATTGCTTCAGGCATTAGATTTAGATCCAACTTTAGTTTCGGATATGCAGAAAAAATATCCTTTCATTAAAGATGAGGTGAAAAAGGCCAAGGCAAAAGTAAAGAAGAAGAATTAA
- a CDS encoding DMT family transporter — protein MNANNEKWILLVVLSIIWGSSFILIKKSLEHFDPYQVGALRVLIAGIILMPIAVSKYKLFPKKHLKWLLLAAFTGNFIPMFLFPIAETEVSSSIAGIINSMMPIFVIIVGALAWKFETTKQQLIGILISFAGVCLLAFGGDGEGGKFKLIPILLLLLATLCYAVSTTTVKSKLMDVSSTILSAFVFAFVLFFPSLIALSFTGFFSTFSFDENNLTGLMFVSLLSIFGTGLAMMMNYRLLKVSSPLFASTVTLLMPIVAIIWGILDGETLSSLQFVGATIIIAGLIFLRTKSNIIKK, from the coding sequence ATGAACGCAAATAATGAAAAATGGATTCTTCTGGTTGTTTTAAGCATCATTTGGGGATCGTCTTTTATTTTGATTAAAAAATCTTTAGAACATTTCGATCCATATCAGGTGGGAGCTTTAAGGGTTTTAATTGCCGGAATTATTTTAATGCCAATTGCTGTTTCAAAATATAAATTATTTCCGAAAAAACATTTAAAATGGCTTCTTTTGGCTGCATTTACAGGAAATTTTATTCCGATGTTTTTATTTCCGATTGCGGAAACGGAGGTAAGCAGCAGTATTGCGGGAATTATTAATTCGATGATGCCGATTTTCGTGATTATTGTAGGCGCGCTCGCCTGGAAATTTGAAACAACAAAACAGCAGCTTATAGGGATATTAATAAGTTTTGCGGGAGTTTGCCTACTTGCTTTCGGAGGAGATGGCGAAGGTGGAAAATTTAAATTGATTCCTATTTTATTGTTATTACTCGCCACTTTATGTTATGCGGTAAGCACCACTACGGTAAAATCTAAATTAATGGATGTTTCTTCCACCATTTTATCTGCTTTTGTTTTTGCATTTGTTTTATTTTTTCCTTCATTAATTGCTTTAAGCTTCACAGGATTCTTTTCAACATTTAGTTTTGATGAAAATAATCTTACAGGCCTTATGTTTGTAAGCTTATTATCCATTTTCGGAACAGGATTGGCGATGATGATGAATTACCGCCTATTAAAGGTATCTTCGCCTCTTTTTGCATCAACCGTGACTTTGCTGATGCCGATTGTTGCCATTATCTGGGGTATTCTCGATGGCGAAACTTTAAGCTCGTTACAGTTTGTAGGGGCAACCATTATTATAGCCGGACTGATATTTTTAAGAACAAAATCAAATATTATCAAGAAATAA
- a CDS encoding thioredoxin fold domain-containing protein, giving the protein MKKIAMFSFLLMSIFTLCQGIKFDEGSFANILAKAKKENKLVFIDAYTSWCAPCKLMAKNIFPLQSVGDYYNSNFVNAKIDMEKGEGKTLAKRYAVTSFPTYLFINGDGEVVHRFGSSLSEAEFLQLGKDATDPSKQFSLIKKKFEKGEKDPIFLNTAIVAFLSTGNSDLAEKAMDQYFKQKSDISEDDVDLIASMIYQKPEGKYFDFFITKKDNILKVIKPESYNSYEKTFKTKRIVAKSYDKKTNKFSESIFLTEAEKYFGKEKAPQVLLQYKAGAALHDKNYSGYENLMLQILQHPASFSSAELNTAAWNFFEHVSNPSSLEKALAWARESVRKSEGYDNADTLANLYHKTGDKNNAKIWAEKAIELAKSSNRDYSETEKLLKSL; this is encoded by the coding sequence ATGAAAAAAATTGCAATGTTCTCATTTTTATTAATGAGTATTTTCACTTTATGTCAGGGAATAAAATTTGACGAAGGTAGTTTTGCTAACATTTTAGCTAAAGCAAAAAAGGAAAATAAGCTCGTATTTATTGACGCCTATACTTCTTGGTGTGCTCCCTGTAAACTAATGGCGAAAAATATTTTCCCACTCCAGTCTGTGGGAGATTACTACAACTCCAACTTCGTTAATGCTAAAATAGACATGGAAAAAGGAGAAGGGAAAACTTTGGCAAAAAGATATGCTGTTACCTCTTTCCCCACTTATCTTTTTATAAATGGTGATGGCGAAGTTGTACACAGATTCGGCAGCAGTCTTTCGGAGGCCGAGTTTTTACAGTTGGGAAAAGATGCTACAGATCCGTCCAAGCAATTTTCTTTAATAAAGAAAAAATTTGAAAAAGGAGAAAAAGACCCGATATTTTTAAACACAGCCATTGTTGCCTTTCTAAGCACCGGAAATTCAGACCTTGCAGAAAAAGCTATGGATCAATATTTTAAACAGAAAAGCGACATTAGTGAAGATGATGTAGACCTTATTGCCAGTATGATCTATCAAAAGCCGGAGGGTAAGTATTTTGATTTTTTTATAACTAAAAAAGATAACATCCTAAAAGTCATAAAACCCGAAAGCTATAATTCTTACGAGAAAACCTTCAAAACAAAACGTATTGTTGCCAAGAGCTATGATAAGAAAACCAATAAGTTCAGTGAGTCCATATTCCTTACTGAAGCAGAAAAATATTTCGGAAAAGAAAAAGCTCCTCAGGTTTTATTACAATATAAAGCAGGAGCAGCTTTGCATGATAAAAACTATTCCGGCTATGAAAATTTAATGCTCCAGATACTTCAACATCCGGCATCTTTCAGCTCAGCTGAATTGAATACTGCCGCATGGAATTTCTTTGAGCATGTAAGCAATCCTTCATCATTGGAAAAGGCTCTGGCTTGGGCAAGAGAATCAGTAAGAAAAAGTGAAGGCTATGACAATGCAGATACTTTAGCTAATCTTTACCATAAAACAGGGGATAAAAATAATGCCAAAATCTGGGCTGAAAAAGCAATAGAACTGGCAAAAAGCTCTAATAGAGATTATTCTGAAACAGAGAAACTTTTAAAGAGCCTTTAA
- a CDS encoding response regulator transcription factor, whose amino-acid sequence MKKIILIEDETSVVSFIKKGLQENGYEVSVAFDGPTGVQLVQANDFDLVILDIMLPGMNGLDVCKEIRKTNQHVPILFLTALGSSENIVLGLESGGDDYLVKPFKFIELVARVKSLLRRSSNGNTPEITESESDNEHVFQFSDLTLNDYTKKVTRAGEEITLTSTEYKLLLYFLNNPEKVISRAEILDAVWGVNYELGTNVVDVYVNYLRKKLDNQEDNKLIHTVIGMGYVLKKS is encoded by the coding sequence ATGAAAAAAATTATCCTGATTGAAGACGAAACCAGTGTTGTGTCCTTTATTAAGAAAGGATTGCAGGAAAATGGGTATGAAGTTTCTGTGGCTTTTGATGGGCCTACGGGAGTACAGCTGGTCCAGGCAAATGATTTCGATCTGGTAATTCTGGATATTATGTTGCCGGGAATGAACGGGCTTGATGTCTGTAAAGAAATAAGGAAAACCAATCAGCATGTTCCTATTTTATTTTTAACAGCTCTGGGAAGTTCTGAAAATATTGTTCTTGGGCTGGAAAGTGGGGGTGATGATTATTTAGTTAAACCATTTAAATTCATTGAATTAGTAGCGCGTGTGAAGTCTCTGCTGAGAAGAAGCAGTAACGGAAATACGCCGGAAATCACAGAGTCTGAATCAGATAATGAACATGTTTTTCAGTTCTCAGATTTGACTTTAAATGACTATACTAAAAAAGTTACCCGCGCAGGGGAAGAGATTACATTGACTTCCACGGAATACAAATTGCTTTTATATTTCCTGAATAATCCCGAAAAAGTTATTTCAAGAGCTGAGATTCTGGATGCGGTTTGGGGCGTGAATTATGAGCTGGGAACCAATGTTGTAGACGTTTATGTGAATTATTTAAGAAAAAAATTAGATAATCAGGAAGATAATAAACTGATTCATACGGTGATAGGAATGGGTTATGTATTGAAAAAATCTTAA